Proteins found in one Vagococcus carniphilus genomic segment:
- a CDS encoding phosphate ABC transporter substrate-binding protein PstS family protein, with protein sequence MKKILLSLSTVGILFTLAACGGSSDTKDSTGESKKASSTEKVEITSVGSTALQPLVEKVAEIYMTDNPNYTITVQGGGSGTGLTQVSSGAVDIGNSDVYAEEKDGIDASKIEDHQIAVVGVAPVINKEAGVKDITKDQLKDIFTGKTTNWKDVGGKDQKIEIINRAAGSGTRATFEKWGLEGAEPAKGQEQDSSGTVRKIVAETPGAISYLAFSYIDESIQGLAIDGVEPKDENVTDNSWKIWAYEHMYTQKDAKKEVITFLDYMKSDDVQKNVIKELGYIAISDMKVERDLDGKIK encoded by the coding sequence ATGAAAAAAATTCTCTTATCATTATCAACAGTAGGTATTTTATTTACATTAGCAGCGTGTGGAGGTTCTTCTGATACGAAAGATTCAACAGGAGAAAGTAAAAAGGCAAGTTCAACTGAAAAAGTGGAAATAACATCAGTTGGGTCAACAGCCTTACAACCACTTGTTGAAAAAGTAGCGGAAATTTATATGACAGATAATCCTAACTATACAATCACTGTACAAGGCGGTGGAAGTGGTACTGGATTAACCCAAGTATCAAGTGGTGCAGTAGATATTGGTAATTCAGATGTTTATGCTGAGGAAAAAGACGGCATTGATGCTTCTAAAATTGAAGATCATCAAATTGCAGTAGTTGGTGTTGCTCCAGTTATCAATAAAGAAGCAGGTGTTAAAGATATTACGAAAGACCAATTAAAAGATATCTTTACAGGAAAGACGACTAACTGGAAAGATGTTGGTGGTAAAGATCAAAAAATTGAAATCATTAATCGTGCAGCAGGAAGTGGAACTCGTGCAACATTTGAAAAATGGGGACTAGAAGGAGCAGAACCTGCAAAAGGGCAAGAGCAAGATTCTTCAGGAACGGTTAGAAAAATCGTTGCAGAAACACCAGGCGCTATTAGTTACTTAGCTTTCTCATACATTGATGAGTCTATTCAAGGCTTAGCAATTGATGGGGTGGAACCAAAAGATGAGAATGTTACTGACAACTCATGGAAAATTTGGGCATACGAGCATATGTATACACAAAAAGATGCTAAGAAAGAAGTCATCACATTCCTTGATTATATGAAGAGTGATGATGTCCAAAAAAATGTGATTAAAGAATTAGGATACATTGCCATTTCAGATATGAAGGTTGAAAGAGACCTAGATGGGAAGATAAAATAA
- a CDS encoding response regulator transcription factor, with protein MKRILVVDDELSITTLLKYNLEKENFEVEVCHDGESALELATNNQFDFIILDLMLPQINGFEVTKQLRKNNIHTPIIMLTAKDETLDKIIGLEVGADDYVTKPFSPRELIARIRAVERRLELAGNKQTESTSGEEIQVGNLIAYPKNYRVTKDGEELNFTKKEFELLIYFMERQNRIIGRDELMNSIWQDDMYHLSRTVDIHVSHLREKIEDDPKKPKFIKTVRGFGYKFQESDA; from the coding sequence GTGAAAAGAATTTTAGTTGTGGATGACGAACTATCGATTACCACACTGTTAAAATACAACCTTGAAAAAGAAAATTTCGAAGTTGAAGTTTGCCACGATGGTGAGTCTGCCTTGGAACTAGCAACAAACAATCAGTTTGATTTTATCATTCTTGATTTGATGCTACCTCAAATTAATGGTTTTGAGGTTACAAAGCAATTACGTAAAAATAATATCCATACACCCATTATCATGCTGACAGCTAAAGATGAAACCCTAGATAAAATTATTGGCTTAGAAGTTGGTGCAGATGATTATGTCACAAAACCCTTTAGTCCCCGTGAGTTAATTGCACGAATTCGTGCTGTTGAAAGACGTTTAGAATTAGCAGGAAATAAACAAACTGAGTCTACTTCTGGTGAGGAGATTCAAGTAGGAAACTTAATTGCTTATCCTAAAAATTACCGCGTGACAAAAGATGGTGAGGAGTTAAATTTTACTAAAAAAGAATTTGAGTTACTCATTTATTTTATGGAACGACAAAATCGAATCATTGGAAGAGATGAGTTGATGAATTCTATTTGGCAAGATGATATGTATCATCTGTCACGCACAGTTGATATTCACGTGAGTCACTTAAGAGAGAAAATAGAAGATGATCCTAAAAAACCGAAATTTATAAAAACGGTTCGAGGATTTGGTTATAAATTTCAGGAGTCAGATGCATGA